In the genome of Chryseobacterium arthrosphaerae, one region contains:
- the hemN gene encoding oxygen-independent coproporphyrinogen III oxidase produces the protein MNSLIDKYNIPGPRYTSYPTVPYWDETTFSPEQWKETVIRSFHETNAEEGISIYIHLPFCEALCTFCACHKRITKQHSVEVPYLESVLKEWKLYLELFDERPRLKELHLGGGTPTFFSPENLRTLLEGIFSTVDIAEHPEFSFEGHPNNTTREHLQTLYDLGFRRVSFGVQDYDPKVQKAINRIQPFENVKNVTEWAKEIGYRGISHDLVFGLPHQTWEAMEHTIRKTMELKPDRLAFYSYAHVPWVKGVGQRGFDENDLPSGEEKRRLYEDGKKLLQDLGYIEVGMDHFSLEHDDLYQSLIHKKLHRNFMGYTSSNTQLMVGLGMSAISDSWYAFAQNVKTVEEYQKMVEEGKIPVVKGHVLNEEDLVVRRHILNLMCQLETTFNETNSFPELENALDMLKEMENDGLVEINGHEIKITEAGRAFTRNVAMVFDLRMMRNKPETRIFSMTI, from the coding sequence ATGAACTCTTTAATAGATAAATATAATATCCCTGGACCTCGTTACACCTCTTATCCGACCGTTCCTTACTGGGATGAAACTACATTTTCACCGGAACAATGGAAGGAAACCGTGATCAGGTCTTTTCATGAAACCAATGCGGAGGAGGGGATTTCTATTTATATCCATTTGCCTTTTTGTGAGGCGTTATGTACATTCTGTGCATGTCATAAAAGAATTACGAAGCAGCATAGCGTTGAAGTTCCTTATCTGGAAAGCGTATTAAAAGAATGGAAACTTTACCTTGAGCTTTTCGATGAAAGGCCCAGGCTGAAAGAACTTCACCTGGGGGGCGGTACACCAACATTTTTCTCTCCTGAAAACTTAAGAACTTTGCTGGAGGGTATTTTTTCAACCGTAGATATTGCAGAACATCCTGAATTCTCTTTTGAAGGCCACCCGAATAACACCACCAGGGAACATCTTCAGACTTTGTATGATCTTGGTTTCAGAAGGGTGAGCTTTGGGGTACAGGATTACGATCCTAAAGTACAGAAAGCGATCAACAGAATCCAGCCTTTTGAAAATGTGAAAAACGTGACGGAATGGGCAAAAGAAATCGGTTACAGAGGTATCAGTCATGATCTGGTCTTCGGTCTTCCGCATCAGACCTGGGAAGCAATGGAACATACCATCAGAAAAACGATGGAACTGAAACCGGACAGACTTGCTTTCTATTCTTATGCACACGTTCCATGGGTGAAAGGAGTAGGGCAAAGAGGATTTGATGAAAATGACCTGCCAAGCGGGGAAGAAAAGAGACGTCTGTATGAAGATGGTAAAAAACTGCTTCAGGATCTGGGATATATTGAGGTTGGAATGGATCATTTCTCTCTGGAACATGATGATTTATACCAGTCTCTGATCCACAAAAAACTTCACAGAAACTTTATGGGCTATACTTCAAGCAATACCCAACTGATGGTAGGACTGGGGATGTCTGCGATCTCAGATTCCTGGTATGCTTTTGCCCAGAATGTAAAAACCGTGGAAGAATACCAGAAAATGGTGGAAGAAGGCAAGATTCCTGTAGTGAAAGGCCATGTACTGAATGAAGAAGACCTGGTGGTAAGAAGACATATTCTGAACCTGATGTGCCAGCTTGAAACGACTTTCAATGAAACCAATTCATTCCCGGAGCTTGAAAATGCATTAGATATGCTGAAAGAGATGGAAAATGACGGTTTAGTTGAAATCAATGGGCATGAAATAAAAATTACAGAAGCAGGAAGAGCCTTCACCAGAAATGTTGCAATGGTTTTCGACCTGAGAATGATGAGAAATAAACCGGAAACGAGAATTTTCTCCATGACGATATAA
- a CDS encoding PQQ-dependent sugar dehydrogenase codes for MKKLLFCISIFSSLIGNAQSINLEEFVSGLTSPVEITNANDSRLFVVQQNGIIKIIQPNGTVNATNFLNISSKINFGGERGLLGLAFHPQYSVNGYFFVYYNNPAGNIIVARYSVSSTDPNVANASSEKILLNIPKPFANHNGGSIHFAPDGKLWIITGDGGSGGDPNNNAQNKNSLLGKMLRIDVDATDPTPYNIPPDNPFAGAGVDGADEIWAYGLRNAWKYSFDLTTGNAMIADVGQENIEEINKMPITQAGINYGWRCYEGNNAYNTAGCPAQSTMTFPIAVYDHSGNKCSITGGYVYRGTQYPALQGKYFFADYCSTQIGILDSNNTITWTSAYSGNNFSTFGQDSQKELYVAAVNSGKIFKITTGTLSTKENDPLATVKIYPNPASKEIFIKGIKDKKITAEIISAEGRKVLETGQVTSGKSIDISGIAAGVYFINVKSGDLKSYSQKIVIK; via the coding sequence ATGAAAAAACTACTTTTTTGCATCAGTATTTTTTCTTCCTTAATCGGTAATGCCCAAAGCATTAATCTGGAAGAATTTGTGAGCGGACTGACCAGTCCTGTAGAGATTACCAACGCAAATGACAGCCGTCTGTTTGTCGTTCAGCAAAACGGAATTATTAAGATTATTCAACCCAATGGGACCGTTAATGCCACCAATTTCCTGAATATTTCGTCCAAGATTAATTTTGGTGGTGAAAGAGGACTTCTCGGGCTTGCATTCCATCCACAATACTCTGTCAACGGGTATTTTTTTGTGTATTATAACAACCCTGCCGGAAATATTATCGTGGCAAGATACAGTGTAAGCTCCACAGATCCCAATGTAGCCAATGCCAGTTCTGAAAAGATCCTGCTGAATATCCCCAAACCTTTTGCCAACCATAACGGCGGAAGCATTCATTTTGCGCCTGACGGAAAATTGTGGATCATCACAGGAGACGGTGGAAGCGGCGGAGACCCCAACAATAATGCCCAAAATAAAAATTCACTGCTGGGAAAAATGCTGCGGATAGATGTGGATGCCACTGATCCTACTCCTTACAACATCCCTCCTGACAATCCTTTTGCGGGTGCCGGGGTAGACGGAGCCGATGAAATATGGGCTTACGGACTCCGAAACGCCTGGAAGTATTCCTTTGATCTCACTACAGGAAATGCGATGATTGCTGATGTGGGACAGGAAAACATAGAAGAGATCAACAAAATGCCCATTACACAGGCAGGTATAAATTATGGCTGGCGCTGCTATGAAGGAAATAATGCTTACAATACAGCGGGATGTCCTGCCCAGTCTACGATGACATTCCCGATTGCAGTTTACGACCATTCCGGAAATAAATGCTCCATCACGGGAGGCTACGTCTACAGGGGAACCCAATATCCTGCTCTTCAGGGGAAATATTTTTTTGCAGATTACTGCTCCACACAGATCGGAATTCTGGACAGCAACAATACCATAACCTGGACTTCTGCCTACAGCGGGAATAACTTCTCCACTTTCGGACAGGATTCACAAAAAGAACTGTATGTAGCCGCAGTGAATAGCGGGAAAATTTTTAAAATTACAACCGGAACGCTATCAACAAAGGAAAATGATCCTTTAGCCACCGTGAAAATCTATCCCAATCCGGCCTCGAAAGAAATCTTCATCAAGGGCATAAAAGATAAAAAAATAACAGCTGAGATCATCAGTGCAGAAGGAAGAAAAGTTCTGGAAACCGGTCAGGTTACCAGCGGTAAAAGCATTGATATTTCCGGAATAGCTGCCGGTGTTTATTTTATCAATGTAAAATCCGGTGATCTGAAATCTTACAGCCAGAAAATTGTCATTAAGTAG
- the secD gene encoding protein translocase subunit SecD produces the protein MQGKGLITIVAIVLGLICLNELLPTWYTSKIESQIEAAKGNEKEIKRIKEDTLNLGYTKLYYSKAKDKEMKLGLDLKGGINVLLEINQRDLVNDLTNYSTNPVLIEALNKTDEAQKNSTKSYIDNFFEQFDAVNKAKGTNLKLADPELFGNTNLSEIKYNTTDEQVKSIIKRRIDLSVGTAFEVIRTRIDKLGAIQPNVQRVPGTARISVEMPGMKDIDKVKKMLQTSAKLQFWEVQQVPEIAPYFQTLTTMVAAKGDSMGVAKNVNFMNLLQLDKLRTNGVANVKLSDTAVVNKILNSKVGQALRPANIKYTQFMWGYKPEATSPDDLVLYAIRSNINQKAPVDGAVETANISYDELGRIVVDMQMDSKGAKEWKTLTEKNVGKPVAVTLDNRVYTAPNVVGAIPNGRTQISGNFSQEEAKELVDVLGAGKLPAGAKVVQATQVGPSLGQESINAGMISFAIAFLIIIVYIIFYYGGAGVYAVIAMVINLFYIFGIMDSGDFTLTLPGIAGIVLTMAMAVDTNVIIYERTKEELFAGKSILEAYKDGFKHALSAIIDGHSTTLLTAVVLFFFGTGPIKGFALTLMIGIIMTLFTSVLLSRVMIFSRLNKGKSLSVWTPPTKNLFRNTWIDFIGKRKYAYIISAVLTVVCIISMVTHGFKYGIDFTGGRNYVVRFDKEVNANDVEEKLVKLFKTEDGKNSSVEAKTFGNSNQLKISTDYLIEDESLKADQTIEQKLYEGLKGELPANITLNDFKSADKDHAGIISSEKVGPTVADDIQTHGILAVVAALAGIFIYILFRFRKWQFSLGAVAALFHDAVIILGTYSLLHKYMPFNMEINQDFIAAILTVLGYSINDTVIIFDRIREYLREKKSLTLAGLFDDSISSTLGRTFNTSFTTILVILAIFIFGGDNLRGFMFALLIGIGFGTYSSIFIASAIAYDFLKKGKEEEVHGKTTSDKEVLASK, from the coding sequence ATGCAAGGAAAAGGACTTATTACAATTGTTGCTATTGTCCTGGGGTTGATCTGCTTAAACGAGCTATTGCCAACCTGGTACACCAGCAAAATTGAATCGCAGATTGAAGCTGCGAAAGGAAACGAGAAAGAGATCAAACGAATCAAGGAAGATACTCTTAATCTTGGGTATACAAAGCTTTATTATTCTAAAGCGAAGGACAAGGAAATGAAACTGGGTCTTGACTTAAAAGGAGGGATCAACGTTCTGTTGGAAATCAACCAGAGAGATCTGGTAAATGATTTGACCAATTATTCTACCAACCCTGTTCTTATTGAGGCTTTAAACAAGACTGATGAAGCTCAGAAAAACTCAACAAAATCTTACATCGACAATTTCTTTGAACAGTTCGATGCGGTAAACAAAGCAAAAGGAACAAACCTGAAGCTTGCTGATCCGGAACTTTTCGGAAATACAAACCTGTCTGAAATCAAGTACAACACTACTGATGAGCAGGTAAAAAGTATTATAAAGAGAAGAATCGATCTTTCTGTAGGAACAGCTTTCGAGGTAATCAGAACGAGAATTGACAAGCTTGGAGCCATCCAGCCAAACGTTCAGAGAGTACCTGGTACAGCGAGAATTTCTGTGGAAATGCCTGGTATGAAAGATATTGACAAAGTGAAGAAAATGCTTCAGACTTCTGCAAAACTTCAATTCTGGGAAGTACAGCAGGTTCCTGAAATTGCACCTTATTTCCAGACTTTGACAACTATGGTTGCTGCAAAAGGAGATTCTATGGGAGTAGCAAAGAATGTAAACTTCATGAATCTTTTACAGCTTGACAAATTAAGAACAAATGGTGTTGCCAATGTAAAACTATCTGATACTGCTGTTGTAAATAAAATTTTAAACAGCAAAGTAGGACAGGCTTTACGTCCGGCCAACATTAAATATACACAGTTCATGTGGGGTTACAAACCTGAAGCTACAAGTCCTGATGATTTGGTATTGTATGCAATCAGAAGTAACATTAACCAGAAAGCTCCGGTAGACGGTGCCGTAGAAACTGCAAACATCAGCTATGACGAACTTGGAAGAATAGTGGTAGACATGCAGATGGATTCTAAAGGTGCTAAAGAATGGAAAACTTTAACGGAGAAAAACGTTGGAAAACCAGTAGCTGTAACACTTGATAACAGAGTATACACTGCTCCAAACGTTGTAGGTGCTATTCCTAACGGGAGAACTCAAATCTCTGGTAACTTCTCTCAGGAAGAAGCTAAAGAATTGGTTGACGTTTTAGGTGCTGGTAAATTACCTGCAGGGGCAAAAGTAGTTCAGGCTACTCAGGTAGGTCCGTCTCTTGGGCAGGAATCTATCAATGCCGGTATGATTTCATTTGCGATCGCATTCTTAATTATTATTGTTTATATCATTTTCTATTACGGTGGTGCCGGTGTGTACGCTGTAATTGCGATGGTAATCAACTTATTCTATATTTTCGGAATTATGGATTCCGGAGACTTTACGCTGACTCTTCCTGGTATCGCAGGTATCGTATTGACGATGGCGATGGCGGTAGATACCAACGTAATTATCTATGAAAGAACGAAAGAAGAACTATTTGCCGGTAAGAGCATCCTGGAAGCTTATAAAGACGGTTTCAAACATGCATTAAGTGCAATTATTGACGGTCACTCAACTACGTTACTGACTGCGGTAGTATTATTCTTCTTCGGAACAGGGCCTATTAAAGGATTTGCTTTGACACTGATGATCGGTATTATCATGACATTGTTCACCTCTGTATTGTTATCAAGAGTAATGATCTTCAGCAGACTGAATAAAGGGAAGAGCCTTTCTGTATGGACTCCGCCTACGAAAAACCTATTCAGAAATACATGGATCGATTTCATCGGAAAGAGAAAATATGCTTATATCATTTCTGCGGTATTGACTGTAGTGTGTATTATTTCTATGGTTACTCACGGGTTCAAGTACGGTATCGACTTTACAGGAGGTAGAAACTATGTGGTAAGATTTGATAAAGAAGTAAATGCTAATGACGTTGAAGAGAAGCTTGTAAAACTTTTCAAAACCGAAGATGGGAAAAACTCTTCTGTAGAAGCTAAGACTTTCGGAAACTCGAACCAGTTGAAGATTTCTACAGATTACCTTATCGAAGATGAGTCTTTAAAAGCTGACCAGACGATTGAACAAAAACTATACGAAGGATTAAAAGGAGAGCTTCCTGCTAATATTACCCTGAATGATTTCAAATCTGCGGATAAAGACCATGCAGGAATTATTTCTTCTGAAAAAGTAGGACCTACAGTGGCTGATGATATTCAGACGCACGGTATTCTTGCTGTAGTAGCAGCATTGGCCGGTATCTTTATCTATATCTTATTCCGATTCAGAAAATGGCAGTTCTCACTGGGGGCAGTTGCTGCCCTGTTCCACGATGCGGTTATCATTTTGGGAACGTATTCATTACTTCACAAATATATGCCGTTCAATATGGAGATCAACCAGGATTTCATTGCTGCGATCCTTACGGTATTGGGGTATTCTATCAACGATACGGTAATTATCTTCGACAGAATCAGGGAGTACCTGAGAGAGAAGAAATCACTGACATTGGCTGGCTTGTTTGATGACTCTATTTCAAGTACATTGGGTAGAACATTCAACACTTCATTTACTACAATCCTTGTGATCCTTGCGATCTTCATCTTTGGAGGAGACAACCTTAGAGGGTTCATGTTTGCCCTGTTGATCGGTATCGGATTCGGTACTTATTCATCCATCTTTATTGCATCAGCAATTGCTTATGATTTCCTGAAGAAAGGAAAAGAAGAAGAAGTACATGGTAAAACAACTTCTGACAAAGAAGTGCTAGCTTCAAAGTAA
- a CDS encoding TCR/Tet family MFS transporter, translating into MENSKKKAAIGFIFITLLIDITGWGIIIPVVPKLIEELIHADISEAAKYGGWLGFAYAFTQFIFSPLVGNLSDKYGRRPIILISLFGFAVDYIFLALAPTIWWLFLGRIIAGITGASVTTASAYIADISTDEDRAKNFGLIGAAFGLGFIIGPVLGGVLGHYGARVPFYAAAGLCLLNFLYGYFILPESLDKDKRREFDWKRANPVGSFKFLGKHPEISGLIVSLILIYIAGHAVQSNWSFFTMYKFSWTERMVGISLGVVGLLVGLVQGVLIRWTTPKLGEQKSIYYGLAFYAVGMLLFAFASEGWMMFVFLIPYCLGGICGPALQSVITKSVPSNEQGELQGALTSLMSATSIIGPPMMTNLFYFFTHDEAPFKFSGAPFFLAFILMAISVVITYAAFQKKPKHLDTFPEDKYSK; encoded by the coding sequence ATGGAAAATTCAAAGAAAAAAGCGGCTATAGGCTTTATATTTATTACTTTACTGATTGATATTACTGGATGGGGCATCATTATTCCTGTGGTTCCGAAACTGATCGAGGAACTGATTCATGCAGATATCAGTGAAGCTGCAAAGTATGGAGGCTGGCTGGGATTTGCCTACGCTTTCACACAGTTCATTTTTTCCCCTCTTGTCGGAAACCTGAGTGATAAGTATGGGCGGAGACCTATTATCCTGATTTCACTTTTCGGGTTTGCTGTAGATTATATCTTTCTGGCACTGGCACCCACAATCTGGTGGCTGTTTTTGGGAAGAATAATAGCAGGAATTACTGGAGCAAGCGTCACCACGGCAAGTGCTTATATTGCAGATATTTCTACTGATGAAGACCGGGCCAAAAACTTTGGACTGATAGGAGCTGCCTTCGGACTTGGATTTATTATCGGACCGGTTCTGGGAGGAGTTCTCGGACATTATGGAGCGAGGGTTCCTTTCTATGCGGCTGCAGGCCTTTGTCTGCTGAATTTCCTGTATGGTTATTTCATCCTTCCGGAAAGTTTGGATAAAGATAAAAGAAGAGAATTTGACTGGAAGCGTGCCAACCCAGTAGGTTCATTTAAATTTTTAGGTAAACATCCCGAAATTTCAGGATTAATTGTCTCGTTGATTTTAATTTATATAGCAGGCCATGCTGTACAGAGTAACTGGAGCTTCTTTACTATGTATAAATTCAGCTGGACAGAAAGAATGGTAGGAATTTCATTAGGGGTTGTAGGACTACTGGTAGGATTGGTACAGGGAGTTCTGATCAGATGGACAACACCAAAACTGGGAGAACAGAAAAGTATCTATTACGGATTGGCATTTTATGCTGTAGGGATGCTGTTGTTTGCATTTGCTTCTGAAGGCTGGATGATGTTTGTATTCCTGATTCCGTATTGCCTTGGAGGGATTTGTGGACCGGCTTTGCAGTCTGTGATTACGAAAAGTGTTCCTTCCAATGAACAGGGTGAATTACAGGGTGCCTTAACCAGTTTAATGAGTGCCACTTCCATTATCGGGCCTCCGATGATGACCAACCTGTTTTACTTTTTCACCCACGATGAAGCACCGTTTAAATTTTCAGGAGCACCGTTCTTTTTAGCGTTTATTCTGATGGCCATCAGTGTTGTTATTACCTATGCTGCTTTTCAGAAAAAACCGAAACATCTGGATACATTCCCGGAAGATAAATACTCAAAATAA
- a CDS encoding arylamine N-acetyltransferase family protein, producing MNELKLEKYLQRIHYSGTYDASLDTLKKIHQWHPKHIPFENIDPYTGTVPSLNTEDVFQKLVVHGRGGYCYEQNLLLSEVLKYIGFHVQLQLGRVVWKREENSTAAKTHLFLTVDFEGQKYLVDCGFGTATLTAPLVLNDEKAQQTPNGLFKISRKEEGYLLWTLREEWFPVYRFALDHVETADLEIANWYLATFPGSGFKKNLVLSKVDENARYTYTDHVLNIRSNEGLKESVSIDSDLQLFEIIKNTFGLRGNAIDLLKKKLNE from the coding sequence ATGAATGAATTGAAATTAGAAAAATACCTGCAACGGATTCATTATTCCGGAACCTATGACGCCAGTCTGGATACATTGAAAAAAATCCATCAATGGCATCCCAAACATATACCTTTTGAAAATATAGATCCTTATACCGGAACAGTTCCCTCTCTGAATACAGAGGATGTTTTTCAGAAACTGGTCGTTCATGGCAGAGGAGGATATTGCTACGAGCAGAATCTGCTTTTAAGTGAAGTGCTGAAATATATAGGATTCCATGTTCAGTTGCAGTTGGGCAGGGTTGTTTGGAAAAGAGAAGAAAACAGTACTGCTGCAAAGACCCATTTGTTCCTGACTGTTGATTTCGAAGGACAGAAATATCTTGTAGATTGTGGTTTTGGTACAGCAACACTCACTGCGCCTTTAGTTTTGAATGATGAAAAAGCTCAGCAGACTCCAAACGGGTTATTTAAAATTTCACGAAAAGAGGAGGGCTACCTGCTCTGGACCTTACGGGAGGAATGGTTTCCGGTTTATCGTTTTGCCCTTGACCATGTAGAAACCGCTGATCTGGAAATTGCCAACTGGTACCTTGCAACATTTCCCGGCTCAGGTTTTAAGAAAAATCTGGTTCTTTCAAAAGTTGATGAAAATGCCCGTTATACCTATACAGATCACGTGCTGAATATCCGGTCAAATGAAGGATTAAAAGAATCGGTCTCCATAGATAGTGATCTGCAGCTATTTGAAATAATAAAAAATACCTTCGGGTTAAGAGGTAATGCGATTGATCTTTTGAAGAAAAAACTGAATGAATGA
- a CDS encoding Sec-independent protein translocase subunit TatA/TatB — MELSIGEMALIAIAIVVLFGPDKLPQIARDLGSGVRKMRGAVEDIKTEIMKETDNPVSEIKREIEKVKDAAKDFNPVNDIKKDILTEPASSNEPPKIKPSEDETYEGPVSR, encoded by the coding sequence ATGGAATTAAGCATTGGAGAAATGGCACTCATTGCCATTGCAATCGTTGTATTATTCGGACCGGATAAACTTCCTCAGATCGCACGTGACCTCGGGTCAGGGGTAAGAAAAATGCGTGGAGCAGTGGAAGATATCAAAACAGAGATCATGAAGGAAACAGATAATCCTGTTTCTGAGATCAAACGTGAAATCGAAAAGGTAAAAGATGCTGCTAAAGATTTCAATCCTGTGAACGATATCAAAAAAGATATTCTTACAGAACCTGCTTCATCCAATGAACCTCCAAAAATCAAGCCTTCCGAAGATGAAACCTACGAAGGTCCTGTAAGCAGATAA
- a CDS encoding phosphatase PAP2 family protein codes for MEELIQEDKKVFLYLNNLGDSSFDQFWMMISSTWIWVPLYIIFLYFLYKNYQLRSLVFILIFLAIGATVSDQLAGVFKYGVARLRPCHDPTLEHHMRIVKCGGQYGFYSAHASNTFFLASFLSILLKNKLKWFPYAIFVWALVVSYSRIYLGVHFPIDILVGAFVGSLLGVIFGALARKVINKQTITS; via the coding sequence ATGGAGGAGCTTATTCAGGAAGATAAAAAGGTATTTCTGTACCTTAACAATTTGGGAGACTCTTCTTTCGATCAGTTCTGGATGATGATTTCCAGTACCTGGATCTGGGTTCCCCTCTACATTATATTCCTTTATTTTTTATATAAAAACTATCAGCTGAGATCTTTAGTTTTTATTCTTATATTTCTCGCCATCGGAGCTACAGTATCTGATCAGCTTGCCGGGGTATTCAAATATGGTGTGGCAAGATTAAGGCCCTGCCATGACCCGACATTGGAACATCACATGAGGATCGTGAAATGTGGCGGGCAGTATGGATTTTATTCTGCTCATGCCTCTAATACATTCTTTTTAGCATCTTTTTTAAGTATTTTGCTTAAAAATAAACTTAAATGGTTTCCATATGCTATATTTGTATGGGCTTTAGTGGTTTCCTACAGCCGTATTTATTTAGGAGTGCATTTTCCAATTGATATTTTGGTGGGAGCGTTTGTTGGATCTTTATTGGGAGTGATATTTGGTGCACTCGCCAGAAAAGTGATTAACAAACAAACGATAACCTCATGA
- a CDS encoding tetratricopeptide repeat protein has protein sequence MKKTLLLTACICFSFNAYSQDKKIAEDCFNKGDYKCAEEQYSKLAEKEQIQKFKSEYYDYLGTAQRRSGKAALAFKSYESALKANPMSVSVYANLASLHSMKGNKIKALEYIQKGLQVDDKNPDLYLTRSKIYDSQGKKDLAINDLNQILTFAPDNIFAKTGLATLKKNNGDLDGALKDYNQLISEKPESLLYNGRADVYLKMKKYREALTDVNKAVSIDPKFSQSYVTRALILFDTGKPKEACDNLDKAVTLGYEKAVLTEYYTKCVKK, from the coding sequence ATGAAAAAAACTTTATTACTGACAGCATGTATTTGCTTTTCATTCAATGCGTATTCCCAGGACAAAAAAATAGCCGAAGACTGTTTCAATAAGGGCGATTACAAATGTGCTGAAGAACAGTATTCCAAACTGGCTGAAAAAGAACAGATTCAGAAATTCAAATCCGAATATTATGATTATCTAGGGACCGCTCAAAGAAGATCGGGAAAAGCAGCCCTTGCTTTTAAATCCTATGAATCTGCCTTAAAAGCCAATCCCATGTCGGTATCTGTATATGCCAATCTTGCTTCACTACATAGTATGAAGGGAAATAAGATCAAAGCATTGGAATACATTCAAAAAGGTCTTCAGGTAGATGATAAAAATCCTGATTTATACCTTACACGTTCCAAAATTTATGATAGCCAGGGGAAAAAAGATCTCGCGATCAATGACCTTAATCAGATTCTGACCTTTGCCCCCGATAATATTTTTGCCAAAACAGGACTGGCAACGCTTAAGAAGAATAATGGTGATCTTGATGGCGCTTTAAAAGACTACAATCAGCTTATTTCGGAAAAACCTGAATCACTGTTATACAACGGCAGGGCAGATGTTTATCTGAAAATGAAAAAATACAGGGAAGCTCTAACAGATGTCAATAAAGCTGTTTCCATTGATCCGAAGTTTTCACAATCGTATGTGACCAGAGCTTTAATCCTGTTTGATACCGGCAAACCTAAAGAAGCCTGTGACAACCTTGATAAAGCGGTAACATTAGGATATGAAAAAGCAGTGCTGACAGAATATTACACCAAATGTGTGAAAAAATAA
- a CDS encoding 23S rRNA (pseudouridine(1915)-N(3))-methyltransferase RlmH → MRISLLCIGKTDDKEITSLIHYYLNRLPKHWNFEITEIPDVKNAKNLSPDLLKKEEAKLFLNHIDKNDLVVILDEKGKQFTSREFSQKIDTWMNSSVKKVHILIGGAYGFSEEMYSRANEKLSLSKMTFTHQMIRLFIVEQLYRADQILQGKPYHND, encoded by the coding sequence ATGCGAATCAGTTTACTTTGTATCGGCAAAACAGACGATAAAGAGATCACTTCTTTAATTCATTATTATCTCAACCGTTTACCCAAACACTGGAATTTTGAAATCACGGAAATTCCTGATGTAAAAAATGCTAAAAACCTTTCCCCCGATCTTCTTAAAAAGGAGGAAGCCAAGCTGTTTCTGAATCATATCGATAAAAACGATCTTGTTGTAATCCTTGATGAAAAGGGAAAACAGTTTACCAGCCGGGAATTTTCCCAGAAAATCGATACCTGGATGAATTCTTCTGTAAAAAAGGTTCACATCCTGATCGGCGGTGCTTATGGTTTTTCAGAGGAAATGTACAGCAGAGCAAATGAAAAACTTTCTTTATCAAAAATGACCTTTACCCACCAGATGATCCGCCTGTTTATTGTAGAGCAATTGTACAGGGCAGACCAGATCCTGCAGGGGAAACCTTATCATAATGACTAA